From the genome of Miscanthus floridulus cultivar M001 chromosome 10, ASM1932011v1, whole genome shotgun sequence, one region includes:
- the LOC136488934 gene encoding uncharacterized protein, protein MTQETYRVEREEVDQDEKNDEDKKKKSVAFKANSSSKNKGKSKKEESSEDKDASDIDDEAMSLFVHKMGKFIKKKGYGARKRRDNFKSKDYVRRCYKCKSKDHVAADCLYNSDNDEDEKKKEKKERKEKKEKKEKKMTFQKKKRGGSYVVTWDSDGSSDDDSSDDDKKSLKKALASIAINNKPSIFDTLSTCLMVKPIKVKYDVSDNDACESDNCRSDDDGDEYTKEELMDMLEQVHTCFEMKRNECKELQEGQIS, encoded by the coding sequence atgacacaagagacataccgtgtggaaagggaagagGTTGATCAAGATGAAAAGAATgacgaagacaagaagaagaagagtgtagcattcaaggctaactcatcatctaagaacaagggcaagtccaagaaagaagaatcaagtgaggataaagatgctagtgacattgatgatgaggcaaTGTCTCTCTTTGTgcacaagatgggcaaattcataaagaagaagggctatggtgcaagaaagagaagagacaactTCAAGAGCAAGgactatgtgagaagatgctacaagtgcaagagcaaggATCATGTTGCAGCGGATTGTctctataatagtgacaatgatgaggatgagaagaagaaagaaaagaaggagaggaaggaaaagaaagagaagaaggagaagaagatgaccttccaaaagaagaagagggGTGGCAGCTATGTggtgacatgggatagtgatggctcatcggatgatgattctagtgatgatgacaagaagtctctcaagaaggcactagcaagcatcgccatcaacaacaagccatccatcttcgacactctatcgacTTGCCTCATGGTAAAGCCtatcaaggtaaaatatgatgtgagtgataatGATGCTTGTGAAAGTGAtaattgtaggagtgatgatgatggtgatgagtacaccaaggaggagctcatggatatGTTGGAGCAAgtccacacttgctttgagatgaagagaaat